AAATCTAATTTACACAATAATACAGTTTATTcagttttctattttgataaaataattattttaatataattgtgtATTCAATTATCTATGGAGTTATAGGAGCAGTCACCTTTTAATCCCTGTATTCAAATAATCGTtagtcaataaattttatattaatgtgCATTCATTAGTAGCATGCATtgttaataacatatttatgaTAACCATAAAAGGTGAATTATGATAAGAAGATCAATTAGGTGTTAAAAGCTTTCATGTCTAATTCTTACGTCATGCAAAAATGAATAATGTcttaaaaccaaaattgttaatctaatatatattgtaaatagtTGAGAatgaagatttaaaaaaataaaagatttcaTATAGAATTGTAAGAAtctaaaagtaataaaatggGCCTGTTTCTTGGTTTCAACGTGTTGTAACTGATGGGGATTTTTCCTGCTTGTCTTGTTGCCCATTTGGCGTTAACGCTGGTTCATTGTCTTTTCTTCCTCATATTTCTATATGAAAAAGTGaataaaaatgtgagaatTAAAAGAAGGACAGATTTGGCATTTAAAGATGTGTGTATTTAGTAATTGTATCCTTGTGTAATTCCATTGTCCATTTCCTGCTTTGAGAGCAAAAAGTATGCgatatgtatacatatatccTTGTAAACACGGTAAGGGTGTTAGATTGTCATGGGACACGGCCGGTCATCATACTACGCTTGGCTATGTATTTGGCTATCAAAAATAGACAAAGTCCATTTAGCACACACCAACCCATTTTTGTGCCCTTCACGTGACTATTCAATCAgcgttgttgttgtttttttttttttttttttttttttttttttttttaatataatattgttatttattttgtgcTCGAAGGGAGATAAATGTAATTTAGCTTATTCATAagtatgtttaattaaaacatggTTACCCgtaaatttgttcaattttagttcatttattttcaatgtgTCTTTTTAGAAAGATTTTGTAGAGTAAAGTTGGTTGTGTTTGTTTATGCAATTGAGACAAATTTCACCATATATTTTGATCGATCAGTTAACATACTTCACTTTCGTGACAAGTTCTCTATATAATATGtgttaattaagttttaactttattaaaaaaacaacaatagttgattataattaactttcaCTATATGTTCACTTTGGTCAAAATGACTCATAAACATAAGTTTTTGTGACAGTGTGCACGTGTGTTAAATGGAAATTTTGAGTAAGCAAATATACATTcattattatattcaaaatatgtaTTCCCACGTTGCTTGTATAGTAACGTGAATGTCTCATTTATAAAACCATACATTCATTCATAGGTTTTGGCCATAAGGGCACTCAAGTGTTAGAAGGGATGAAGAGATAGACAAGTATAAGTTTGTCGATATCTCTACACGCGCTACTATCGGGCGGACGTGGTGAAAagagtaatatatatatatatatatatatacatgctAAACTCTGTAGTACGTGTTTTGATCAGTATACGATTTAACTAAACATTTAATCATTTGACATATTGACTAGTACGTAACTTGATTAGGCGTGATACCAACACCTTACGTGAGATACGAGGTAAGAAAGCACATAGGCGATTTTATTAGGTGTGATATCAGTATGGCTTCCAAGATACAAGATAAGGAAGCAAGTGTTTTGTCTAGACGTGTTAAAACTTCTCAATACACCACTCCTTTTGGTCGAAGTAGAACAACAATGTGCAGAGTACACATATTTTTATCAACGTTTTTTGGgtataaattatatagaatACACGCAATTTTCATTGGGCATGTGAGATGTGGAAATGTGGgtataaatatgatattgaTTATTGTAGTGTtgtgaaaaatggaaaatggagagGTGACTGAAATTCCACTATGGatacaaacaaaaaggaaagagataATCAATGTCCAcgaatatacatatatatataagaagacGATGGTGAAATTGGTTCAAATAATAGAGGAATATACTTTTGATCACTCTTCCACCACCTGGATATTTTTAGTACGTGGAACccatatttttacaattatgtcctctactttttttaatttaaagttggATGGGGATATAAAGTCCACAACCCCCAATTAAAGTTTGACTGAGGCATTCATTTTCACACCCTCTACCCccaaaatataattgattCCATAACTACATCATTTTTATActccaaaatcttttaaaaaattatccgatataaataattattacgttacaaaattaagaacaaTAATAGCTTACATGGAATAAGAGAAGAGAGGTATGtttcattattgttttatttttccttttttaaaagttaaggCCATGCAcaaacctttcttttttctttttctttttgttaaaagcATGGGgaattgatttatatatttgaagataCTGATGATgaaggaaaattaaaagaggaaaagaagtTGCTCCAAGTGGATTGGCCAACGCCGGGACCAAAATACCACCTAATTTTTACGTGTAGAAGTGggtatatatttcatattttataataaaatttgacaaataacCATTTATTGCTCTAAAGTCAGAGGTCTAAATTTTTACACTCTCTATTTACggcaataaaaaagaatattattgacAGAAGTGACAACCATGATGTGGTGGGTAATTAACTTAGTTGTTGCCCTTAATTCTtggttaaaaaagaaaacggcTGTGATCATATCCTTGCTTCTACTTTGTTCAAATCAGAAGTGTTTTTGGtacataaaatttaacattattttatttaaatatttctaacaaaaatctatttatttaattaaccaACTATTAATCCAAGAACTATAATTAAGctaattaacataattttgatTAGAGGAGCCGGCCACCTACCCATTCACAAAGTCCGAAAAGGCAGTTAAAGCAGGTGATCTAAACCAACTTTTCTAAAACACACTATTATTTATAATCCTACATTATATTAGGAGATTGAGACTCTAATCACTAtccataataattttaaattgtgttatatatatacatacatttatatgtttatatgtatgtataataTAGTAAActgtaaaatttataaattatcgtacatacaaaaaatcaaatataatgatttttgtctttttggtgttttttatgtaaaatatttttttttcttctaaatttatatatttacttttagattgtttaataacataaattttttattttaaaatagaattaaagaaGTAACCCAACAAAATCGAGTTTTAGGCGGAGACTCACATCAGATGTGCAAAAAATCTAAGAAAGGTGCGAAGAAGTGTCAAAAGGGAACACCCATTGAAGTTTGCCTACAAACAGACTGGGCCTTATATTGGGCTAGCTTTGTGGACCAGAATTGGGCCCAGCAAGGCAGAGTTCCCTTTCAATTGTCATCATCGGGTTTTCTCCAATTCAGAAAACTTCACCGTTAAAGGGAAACACGAAAGAGGGAAAAGAGTGATCCTCAATTTTGGCGAACCGGCAGAATGGGAAAAAATTTAGTCCCTCACTGGCGTCTACTCCGTCGAGTTCTTGACGACAATCGACTCCGAGCTCCATTTTGTCGCAACTATTCTACCCTCCGTTGCTCTGGAACACTTCTTGGAAGCTCGTCGTCTTCGTTGTCTTCGTTCTCCAAGTTGCTCTTCACCTCCTCCGGTTCCTCCCTTTGTCACGCGCCGGACTTTCATTTCCCAAGTGTGCATTGCCATCACTGTCGATCTCTATGCTCAGCGTCAGGTTAGcatttctatttgttttcttcGGTACTCAACGTTCACTGCTCGATAAACGAACCAATTGACGTAggtcttttatttatttgttattattattaaaccaCCATAAATATTTCTTGTTCTCTGATATTTCCTGCGAATTGACTTGTTTCTGGTATGGATAAATTGCGATCTTAAAATTTTTCCTCAAATAAGTACCGAGAAACCGTTGTATTTATTCTTGCCATTTCGTTTCTAGCACAATTATTTAAAGTAGTTATCGTTAGGTTGGTTTCTTGATAATATGGGGTTCCAAGCCCATCATTAGAGCGTCAGTCTCTAGATGGTGCCAAGCCCAATAGCATGTTTGATAGTATGAGTTCCATCTCAAAAaaattggcaatgagaggaaGGAGTAGCCCATCCATATTATATGCTGTGAATCTCCTCCTTGTTTTTTAGAACGTGGACTCTTAACATCTCAAACATTGGTGTATGCTCTTTTCGTTTTTCATTCCTTTTGGAGGTTTTTGGGATTTGAATACTGCTATTCTTTACACTTCGGCTGAAATTAAGTGAGAAACGGTTCTTCTCTATCAGGCATTTGGTGTGGATAACATTACTTCTTTGTCAGTGACCTTATAACTTGCTATGAGTGATGATTTAGTAACGTGATTTCAGATCCTTCGAACATTATCTTGGTAAAGTCTGAAAATCTATTAAAGGAGTCACTAAGCAAAGCACGAGGTATACACCTTTAGCAATATCATTTTGGTCAATAAATTTCGTACTTTGCCTTTTTATGATGCTTAATACTGTCGGATTTTTTTCCTGGCCAAAAACATATCAGAGGAAGCTTTGCCGGCAATTTTCTACTTCACAGCTGCCTGGTGTGGCCCTTGTGAGTTCCAAACCAGTATTACGtacattcaattcaatttgttgtttattgttattatttttttctacacAAACATTTGAACTAAACTATAGTTTTCCTGGAGTTGTTTGATGCATTATAATTTGTATGAACTCTCAACctgttttctttctatatcTGCAGGCAGATTATTAGCTCCCGTGATCAAAGATTTGAGTAAGACCTATCCTGAGGTGACAACATATAAAATTGACATCGATCAGGTTGGTACTCAATGTTGATTGTTTCACTTTCTTGAGGCATTAAATCGACCAAAAGTACAGGGGTTGAAATCCCACCCCATCTTCGCAtattgttgaatttaaaaagggggaaagaaagaaaaagaatgaaagagaataaaGGATCAGCATTCCTTAAATTAGGCAAAATTCTTTGGAATCATTACTCAAATGACTGTCAAGGTTTGACTGTCAATGTTGGATTTGTTTGTACTTTGTTACTgataatatgatatataattaaatttaccttcaccAATTAGCTTAAGTTTTTGGGTTAATTGGTAATTTAAGATGATATCAAAGTGGTGGCTTTGGGAGGTTTTATGTTGGAGCTCCTACAATGTTATTTACTCctctattaaaattaatttttacttgttcagcctttttaaatatttcaagtcTACAAATGAGGGAGAGTGTTAGTGgtgtataattaaatttaacttcaCTGTTGGCTTAAGCTTTTTAAGTTCCATAATCTTGTGGAATAAGGTTCAACTAATTGTTAACAGTGAGTGACGACTTTGAGAAAAGGGATTTGTAAGTTAGCAATAATGTATTTTGCACAAGGGGAAGTCTTTCTTTGGGCCCTATTACATGAGAACATCAAACAATTGTTCAAATTGAAGGGTCGGACTCCattgtaagtttgtaactgtATCTGCAAAGGGGCACATATGGAACAAAACAGTCAGGGTAATAGCACCTTCTGTATTGTGAACTTGAAAGGAGTTTGGTATTTTTGCAATGCCGGTTAAGTGaaggattaaaatatataatctttGTAGATCAATGCATGTTGTGGTTCAGTGTGAACGGTTTTGTTAGAGAGTAAGAGGAGGTTTCTGAGGATTCATATTGGGTCTTTTAGTTAGAAAGGACATCGGTTTATTTCTAGCTTCTAGATGAAGTTCCTAATCAAAGGGTGTGAGCGtgtatgtattttttttaataaattattattattataaatagaaaagatgtattttaaaatttgaaagcatTCTCCCATTTTTGTCAATGCTAGAGAAGCCTATTTTAGAATACTTTATGCCttgtaaaatattgaatcttTTGCGGACTTCATTTCCTGTGGTTATTGCTTTATGCTTTCACGCTTTACTGTACTGTCTTTATCATCTCTTGCACTATAAATGGGTCATATTGAATATTGGTATTCCTTTTACAGGAAGGCCTCGAAAGGACTTTGAACGACTTAAATATTACCTCTGTGGTAAGAGTCTCAACTCTTGTAATTTACTACAGCcttgttatttgttttgtgaatAACTCAAGAGCTCAAGCATTTCTAATTTCGTGCCTAATTTCAACCAAGGTTTACTGATTGCATTCCACAATTTGATCTATCCGTTTACGtctaattttgctatatgatTTAATCTTGAGAGGACAAACCAATCAGATTATTTTTCTCAAGGTAATTAACTTTGTTTCTGCATTGCTTGCATTTGTCAGTTCTAACAGGTGGTAAGTGAGTACATATTTTCACTCCACTTAGAACTTTTAGATCACATTTATGACCGAGTTGAACAAGATCTATTCTATAGATTGTACAACTTATACTCGAGTTCTTAGAATTGTTGGATGACATTTTAGCTTTGCTTTGttagttttatcatttattatatacttgGTTTCGTTCCACTTTGTTTAAGTGAAAATGAGAGGGGAGATCGGGGAAAAACCTTCAGTCACATTGGCCTTATTTGTTTGTCTTCGAAACTTACGAACAAACactcttattttcttatacatTTCCCCATAGCAACATTTCATCAGCTCATGTGATTTTCCTTGACTATGATGAATATGAATAGTGAATGTGGAGTGTCcagtaattttaattttaggttgTTTTAAAGCGCCTCTCATTATGAACGCAGTTTTATATTAAATCCAAAAAGGTTATCGTTCAATCGACCATAAAAACTTGTCagaattcattttgttatatttatttgtgtagTAGATCAATTTATATCTCATACgcatattttttgtgtttggcAAACAGCCAACACTTCATTTCTTTCAGGATGGCAAAGAGGCTGGTAAAATTGTGGGTGCTGATGTCGCAGGCATTAAACATATGATGGAGAAGGTTTACAAAAAATGACTATTTTGCTTTATCCCATTACATAGCAGGTTGTTTACGACTTGATGACAAGTAGATTCTGAAATTCACTGTTggtatttaaatttaacagTGTTACGAAATTTGATAACCTTCATCATAATGTGATGACCGATAAAAAGTTGTAAACAAGTTGTTCTTTCGTGCGATGATGAGAATCCTTTTGCCGAAAATGTTTAACGAGAGAATTGATACAGAATTTTTGTGGAGTATGAAGATTTGCAATTTGATAGTTATTTAAGGCAAATTTGAGAGTTAGAGACACGGGTTTATACTCTTTTTTTGgaaggaattttttttgttaattttcatgaaatgTTACTAACCACTAGTAGTACtacgaaaagaaaattaagctAATACCATTCATTTCACTTGGCAAACGAAATTGAATACTTACGTTAGTTATTTTGGGTGGTTGGAGGCTTTGAGCATAGCTAAGTTGAAAATAAGACATATACCGTTAGAATTAACTAAACATACTTCATTTATTTGGTTGAATTACAAATTCtgaacttttaaatttctctcaTTGAATTAGTGTAGTGTAAGAATTCATACCATTAATGTcttatttttgtgtttaaaggcctatagaataaaaatagaacataTACAGTTTATTTGACACAAATGAATAGATACATACCTTTATAAAGTTTGGACTTGTAAAAAATcgaaattgaaaaatttaatattttgttactGTTAAATACACATGTACGTCTATATTGTctaataaaaagaatgttatttttatttgaatttattgaaaagataGTTGCAAAATCAATAactagattcaaaataattaagtatatagcaacattttaaaaaatttacaaatatagcaaaatttgtttaatccATATAAGTCTATTACcaatagaccatgttgcaaatgtTGGTCAATCAAAAGTTTATAacctttataatttttaaaaaatgttattatatccAAATTGGTGATTGGTGGTTTCAAAATCTGAAGTTATATTGGGCCTTGAAGGTGTTTTAAAATCTGGGCCTAGAAAGCCCAGGTTGGGTCGACGGCACCTGAAAAGCGATAAGATTACGTTAGAGCAGGACGAGAAGTAGACGGAACGACATGGCGTCGACTCTGTCACTTACTCAGGCTCTTCTCTTCACCACTGCTTCAAATCTTCTACGCAGAAACTGTCTTAGAACCTCTGTCCTCTATGCAtctttctcctcctcctcagCTATTTCCTCCGATAGCCTTCACCGGAAGAAATGGACGCAGCCTGTCTCTTCACTTCTTGAGCTCGGTGGAGTTGCAATTACGAAAGATggtatacttttcttttcatttctatttatcttcttttttttcctgatCGCTTCTGTATTCCGAGACATCAACTCTTTCCTAATTTGTGAGATTTTCTGGTTCAACCCCGGTGATTTCGTTGGTCTAACATTGGAACTTAGGAAATGGTAATGGGCTCTGTTGCTTGGTTTTGGGAGAATCGTTTCTGAAAAAAGAtccctatattttttttatattgtatctattttctaatttagaaAGCTGTTGGAAGAGTGAGTTTTTATCTTCTCGTCTgtattcattttctctttgatGCCAGCTTAAAAATACAGCATATAAAGACTAGTATATACACGGGAGAATCAAGTTAAAGAGCTGGGTACAACAGCTATGCTTATTTCCAATTTCTAAACGGGAAAGTAACTTTTAAGTTCAATTTCTAAACATCCCCAAAGTGTTTGGTTCTGCTGTTTTGAGTCATAATTAATCCTCTTCTTGGATTCCTGTTTATATTGCCGTTGAGGGGATATAAGACAACTTCTTCCAGAAATGTTTATGGGGTTGCTATCTGTAGCTTCATTTTCCCCCTGATTTCaagtttaataattattcattaaaGTTCATGATTCTCTTTTGTTTACTCGTCAAAACTATGTCTATGGATTTGATTTTCTTGGTGCTTGTTGATCTGTTCTGCTAATTAAgcatatttttatgaaatttataccgtctgaagttaaattttaatgtgGATGAGTTACTAATATTATTGGAAGCTTGCAGATGTTGTGAGGGATGATCCTACGAACAATGTCCcagataatattttttcaaaacttggtATGCAACTACATCGAAGAGATAACCATCCACTTGGCATTCTGAAGAATGAGATATACAACTATTTTGATACAAATTACTCAAATAAGTTCATTAAGTTTGATGACCTCAGTCCAATTGTTTCCGTGAAGGAGGTAAGCCCTTTAAACTCAACAATTAGAGGTTGAAAGCGCCTATTCAATGTTCATCTTTATCCCTGCGGAAAGTTTAGTTTCCAGAAATTGAGTAGTCCAGTAACTAATTCTCAGAAAAATGAGTTTTACACTTCTTTAGAACCTTTGCATGTGATGTACTACAATCTGATAGATATGTCAGACGGTGTTTTAAAAAGCCCTCCCAGATGACTTGCCTTGAAAATGCGCAGCTCACAAAATAAGGTGCACCTCAGGCATGCGCCGTTTGTGAAGCCCCAAGCCCCAAGGTTCAAAGCCCTGCTCCTTGAGGTTTTgttattcttaaaaatatagaaataattaGGGTTTACCctttttattaactaaataaaatcaaatttactaAACGGAAATGCAAAATTTATTGTGTTTAGAGGtctattttttcatatttctaccTCAaccatgttttcttttctttaatggagtacttttatatatatagtgtgcctcacaaaaaaaaagccgcaccttttttatttttgcaactTGCGCTTAATCCCTGAATACTGCACTTTAATGTGCCTTGAGCATTAAAAAACACTGATGTGAAGAATCTTTGATCTAGAAGGTTGCAAGTATTTCAACCTTTCTGCACAAATTGGACTAATGACAGAAAACAGCCTGCTTGATTTTGGCAAATTGTATTGCTTATGTTGTTCAGTATATCGTGCAACTAGACTTAGTTTGAAGATTTATCCATGCCCCAGAATTTTTGTCATGTTTTTCTTGTGGGTCACAACGGAAATCTGCTCCCATGCAGAATTGAATGCATGTGCTGGTTTTCATTTATTGGAATCTGAGAACTGCGAACTGCCATTGCAAGTAATTTCTGGCTTATTGGTGATGGAATTCTATAACCACCCTTCTTACACTTATAGAGTTGGTTTTCCTTAAAACAgtgatttaatttcaaaactatttgaaaTCTAAGTTTCACATTCTTCTTTTACAACGCTGCTAGAATGCTGATAACGTTCCTACACCCTTTAACCCTTTGCATTCTTTAAGAGTTCCAGAAGAATCCGCATATctgattttctttctctttttttacaCCTGTAGTTATGCAGTATGAAAGCATGTAGAACTTCCATTTAGGTGTTAAGTGCATCAACTATCATTTGTGGttaaaactttttcttaatatatggaatataacaaatcataGCTTTGGGACTTCGGCGAAAAGGACAAGTAAAAAACTCTTAGGGTTAAGAAGGTTACAGGTTCAAGTCTTGATTACTACTTATTTAGGATATTGGAAATATCCCTTGAATTTCTCGACTCGAAGTCTCAACATATCATCGAATCAGGTGGTAGTCTTATCATGTATCAGCTATAAATGTGCACTGCTTGTGTAACCACAACTTGTAAGCATGCCAACCAAAATAATCTGTTGGAGGCCAGCAGGAGATTTCAATATTCTCTCtggattaattatatattgaacATAATAATGAATATGAGTTTTCCAGAATGGTTAAGGAATGATAACTTAGTTGTCATCTTTCTTGGCAACTggtcagtttttttttcctccttcatgcttttgtgttttttatttctaataattattgtCTTTAACATACTAATGCCTCTTGTCAAATCCTATTATTATGTCTGCAGAACTTTGATGATGTGTTAGTTCCAGAAGATCATGTAAGCCGCAGTTATAATGATACATATTACATTGACTCACAAACTGTTCTGAGATGTCATACAAGTGCACATCAAGCAGAGCTGTTGAGAAGAGGCTATACTCAGTTTCTTGTAACGGGAGATGTTTACCGTCGGGATTCCATTGATTCAACTCATTACCCTGTGTTTCATCAGGTAATCTAAATAATTGCAGTAATCAATTCACGTCTTTTGCTAAGTTTGCTGAAGTTTTCATTTAATGAGTTTTGTTGCCACTTCCCTCAGATGGAAGCTGTCCGTGTCTTTTCTCTCGATGATTTGGAGGTATCTGGTACAGATGGAACTTCTTATGCCGCTGATGACCTGAAGAAATGCTTGGAAGGTTTGGCAAGGCATTTGTTTGGTAAGTTTATATTCATTTAGGTATCCATGGTTATTCCCTTTCTGCCTTAGTTATATGTTGGGGATTCTATTGGAAATGCAAATGATTTTGGGCATACACGAAACAATAACACTTGCAGAATAAGTTGTTAATGATAAAAACTATAGTAGGAACAAACATATGAATTGGATAAGTATTAATGATTATTGTTTTGCATTTGATCATTAAGAAGGCTTTGGGGGCTCTGAGTTGAATTGTTGAGTTCAAAGCTGTTTAGATTGGGGAGTAATTAATATGTGGAGTTAAATGGTTTGTGTTTGAGGTGCAAAATTGTTTAACCTGAATTCTTAAGTCTATATCCTGATTTTTTTCTATAgtcataaaaaatttgattttaaaattcccACTCCTGACTTTTCATTCCAGGAACTTGATATGGGAATTAATATGAATGAAGCAAACTCAGATTGCTTTAATTtgcattttacattttcttttttaatatttgggttgaagtttgaaatatgcccaaatttaattgaagGTAAATGTTAGGTTCTATGCTATCATTAACTATTCTCCTAAATCTTTCAGGTGCTGTGGAAATGCGCTGGGTTGATGCATATTTCCCATTTACGGACCCATCATTCGAACTTGAGATTTTCTTTCAAGTATGTCAAATGATCATTTAGTCAATTTCCTCTTTGGAATTGCATAAATTGATTATGGTGCACTGAGTTGCCTCTTTTATAAAAGCCTTTCACTGTCACTAATATGCATTTAAGTTTATCTAATGCCAAATTCTGCACCATGTTATTTCTGGTTTAATATAAGAACCCTGCAACTTTGTAGCTTTCGAGAATGCGTTAGTAACGGTGTTAGGGAGGGGACGTAGATGATTTCTGTATGTGCGTTGAGATTGACCGCAGCCATTCCTTAGCTATTATTTCAACCCATGAATCctataaaagaatgaatggTTAATGTTCAAATTATGAGATTTCctcaaattatatttgttgCATTTGCTGTTGGTTCCTTCTTGAATGAAATTTAtcgtttgttttctttcttttgaatttatgCAGGAGAAATGGCTGGAAGTATTGGGATGTGGGGTGATGGAgcaaaaaatattgaaaaaatgcGGCAAAGAGAATCATGTTTCATGGGCTTTTGGTCTCGGTTTGGAAAGACTAGCCATGGTTCTTTTTGGTATACCCGATGTCCGATTATTTTGGTCAGCTGATGAGCGATTTACCTCACAGGTATCTAATTGCTAAACTGTACTCATCCATTTTCCACTATTTCTCTTTGGCCCATTCTCAAAAATGAATTACCCAATATCACGATGGGCATTTTCTTTGCAGTTCTCAAAGGGCAAGCTAGgtgttaaatttaaaccattttcTAAGGTACTATTACCAAACATTTTAGGCATCAAGGGAGAGCAATATTTGATTTCCTGCAAGggcaattttttattctatttcttttagtgACATCTAACTGGTTTCAGTATGAATTCTCTAACAAATTATAtactctaatttattttaaaagctttAGCAATTGTATATGCTGCAGTTTCCACCTTGCTACAAGGATATTAGTTTTTGGATCAATGAATCTTTCACCGAGAATAATCTGTGTGAAGTTGTGAGAGGAATTGCCGGGGACCTTGTTGAAGAGGTATGCTAttaaatgttttcataaagtgttctttaaataatttagtgaAGCAAATGCTTAAGTTAGGGGCACAAGAGATTTTGCTTTTAAGGTACATTCTTAAGATAATCTGGTCTGTTCAGTTATTTGACAGTTGCC
This DNA window, taken from Cucumis sativus cultivar 9930 chromosome 6, Cucumber_9930_V3, whole genome shotgun sequence, encodes the following:
- the LOC101205405 gene encoding thioredoxin O2, mitochondrial — encoded protein: MGKNLVPHWRLLRRVLDDNRLRAPFCRNYSTLRCSGTLLGSSSSSLSSFSKLLFTSSGSSLCHAPDFHFPSVHCHHCRSLCSASDPSNIILVKSENLLKESLSKAREEALPAIFYFTAAWCGPCRLLAPVIKDLSKTYPEVTTYKIDIDQEGLERTLNDLNITSVPTLHFFQDGKEAGKIVGADVAGIKHMMEKVYKK
- the LOC101205162 gene encoding phenylalanine--tRNA ligase, chloroplastic/mitochondrial, which codes for MASTLSLTQALLFTTASNLLRRNCLRTSVLYASFSSSSAISSDSLHRKKWTQPVSSLLELGGVAITKDDVVRDDPTNNVPDNIFSKLGMQLHRRDNHPLGILKNEIYNYFDTNYSNKFIKFDDLSPIVSVKENFDDVLVPEDHVSRSYNDTYYIDSQTVLRCHTSAHQAELLRRGYTQFLVTGDVYRRDSIDSTHYPVFHQMEAVRVFSLDDLEVSGTDGTSYAADDLKKCLEGLARHLFGAVEMRWVDAYFPFTDPSFELEIFFQEKWLEVLGCGVMEQKILKKCGKENHVSWAFGLGLERLAMVLFGIPDVRLFWSADERFTSQFSKGKLGVKFKPFSKFPPCYKDISFWINESFTENNLCEVVRGIAGDLVEEVQLIDSFTNEKKGTTSHCYRIAYRSMERSLTDEEINDLQTNVREQVQSKLNVVLR